In Eubalaena glacialis isolate mEubGla1 chromosome 4, mEubGla1.1.hap2.+ XY, whole genome shotgun sequence, one DNA window encodes the following:
- the ISL1 gene encoding insulin gene enhancer protein ISL-1, which produces MGDMGDPPKKKRLISLCVGCGNQIHDQYILRVSPDLEWHAACLKCAECNQYLDESCTCFVRDGKTYCKRDYIRLYGIKCAKCSIGFSKNDFVMRARSKVYHIECFRCVACSRQLIPGDEFALREDGLFCRADHDVVERASLGAGDPLSPLHPARPLQMAAEPISARQPALRPHVHKQPEKTTRVRTVLNEKQLHTLRTCYAANPRPDALMKEQLVEMTGLSPRVIRVWFQNKRCKDKKRSIMMKQLQQQQPNDKTNIQGMTGTPMVAASPERHDGGLQANPVEVQSYQPPWKVLSDFALQSDIDQPAFQQLVNFSEGGPGSNSTGSEVASMSSQLPDTPNSMVASPIEA; this is translated from the exons ATGGGAGACATGGGAGATCCACCAAAAA aaaaacGTCTGATTTCCCTATGTGTTGGTTGCGGCAATCAAATTCACGATCAGTATATTCTGAGGGTTTCTCCGGATTTGGAATGGCATGCGGCATGTTTGAAATGTGCGGAGTGTAATCAGTATTTGGACGAGAGCTGTACGTGCTTTGTTAGAGATGGGAAAACCTACTGTAAAAGAGATTATATCAG GTTGTACGGGATCAAATGCGCCAAGTGCAGCATCGGCTTCAGCAAGAACGACTTCGTGATGCGCGCCCGCTCCAAGGTGTACCACATCGAGTGTTTCCGCTGCGTGGCCTGCAGCCGCCAGCTCATCCCCGGGGACGAGTTCGCGCTGCGGGAGGACGGGCTCTTCTGCCGCGCGGATCACGACGTGGTGGAGAGGGCCAGCCTGGGCGCCGGCGACCCGCTCAGCCCCCTGCACCCGGCGCGGCCGCTGCAAATGGCAG CCGAGCCCATCTCCGCCCGGCAGCCGGCCCTGCGGCCCCACGTCCACAAGCAGCCAGAGAAGACCACCCGCGTGCGGACTGTGCTGAACGAGAAGCAGCTGCACACCTTGCGGACCTGCTACGCCGCCAACCCCCGGCCCGACGCGCTCATGAAGGAGCAACTGGTGGAGATGACCGGCCTCAGTCCCCGCGTGATCCGGGTCTGGTTTCAGAACAAGCGGTGCAAGGACAAGAAGCGGAGCATCATGATGAAGCAGCTCCAGCAGCAGCAGCCCAATGACAAAACT AATATCCAGGGGATGACAGGAACTCCCATGGTGGCCGCCAGTCCAGAGAGACACGACGGTGGCTTACAGGCAAACCCAGTGGAGGTGCAAAGTTACCAGCCGCCTTGGAAAGTACTGAGTGACTTCGCCTTGCAGAGTGACATAGATCAGCCGGCTTTTCAGCAACTG GTCAATTTTTCAGAAGGAGGACCGGGCTCTAATTCCACTGGCAGTGAAGTAGCGTCGATGTCCTCTCAGCTCCCAGATACACCTAACAGCATGGTAGCCAGTCCCATTGAGGCATGA